A genomic window from Pseudomonadales bacterium includes:
- a CDS encoding helix-turn-helix domain-containing protein yields MATTRLDELPLRERKKQRAQRDILRAARVLIDRHGYQKTKMRDIASVAELSYQTLYNYFPTKASILEAILSTDIADISVKIARRIDAYEGGLLATLSAINRIRLQTLGAPEQRELWWFVATEIWNKRKSGSRMMSLVDQAAAEEMIARLLHRSQRSRDLIAGVDVRLLAETLNSLAEQCLSRFLYEPTRDLDSTLASLDAQMEILLRPYLTRQS; encoded by the coding sequence ATGGCTACGACCCGACTCGACGAACTGCCCTTGCGAGAGCGCAAGAAGCAGCGCGCCCAGCGCGACATCCTGCGAGCCGCGCGGGTGCTCATCGACCGTCACGGCTATCAGAAGACCAAGATGCGCGACATCGCCAGCGTCGCCGAACTCAGCTACCAGACCCTCTACAACTACTTCCCGACCAAGGCCAGCATCCTCGAAGCCATCCTCTCCACCGACATCGCAGATATCTCTGTGAAGATCGCCAGACGCATCGACGCCTACGAAGGCGGTCTGCTCGCTACCCTGAGCGCCATCAACCGGATTCGCCTGCAGACCCTGGGCGCGCCCGAGCAGCGCGAGCTGTGGTGGTTCGTTGCCACCGAGATCTGGAACAAGCGCAAATCCGGCTCCCGCATGATGTCGCTGGTCGATCAGGCGGCTGCAGAGGAAATGATCGCCCGCCTGCTGCACCGCTCCCAGCGCTCCCGGGATCTGATCGCCGGTGTCGACGTGCGCCTGCTCGCGGAAACACTCAACAGTCTGGCGGAACAGTGTCTTTCCAGGTTTCTCTACGAGCCGACGCGCGACCTCGACTCTACCCTCGCCAGCCTCGACGCCCAGATGGAAATTCTTCTGCGACCTTATCTGACCCGGCAGTCCTGA
- a CDS encoding aldo/keto reductase produces the protein MTIRWGILATGRIATAFADAATASVHNELHAVASRSEERARRFADGYPGIRSYGSYSALLEDPLIDAVYIATPHPAHAQWTLRALRAGKHVLCEKPLGMNHPEVMAMVETARRNGRFLMEAFMYRCHPQTLRIQALLAQGAIGELRHIQASFGYQASFDADSRLFSNELGGGGILDVGCYPVSAARLFAGGEPRNVTAGGHLGSTGIDEWSAAQLEFTGGLTAQVATSVSLTLDNSLNLYGSSGRIHAANPWLCADARGNWHFELHRQGQPIERIEGQSAGLYELEIDHVAECLSAGLQQSPLMDWQDSRDNAATLDAWRRAIGLEYHLERPDSHRGPLLAPVAVTQPASAGRIAHLDKPVSRLVMGCDNQPSMSHAAVMWDDYIEQGGNCFDTAYIYGGGSMERLLGHWHRQRNLREQIVIIGKGAHTPDNAPEFIAPQLDESLQRLQTDYVDLYFLHRDNLDIPVKEFVDALNAERNRGRIRAFGGSNWTLPRIRAANEYAAAEGLQGFTAVSNNFSLARMVTPIWPGVEAATSGEFRAYLRSNGIALLPWSSQARGFFTPWAESVINAAGAREGRALTSVEPTEDELRRVWFSEANFERRRRAASLARENGVDLIQIALAYVAQQPFACFPLIGPRQLSETQSCFAALQIELSPAQLNWLDLSDRGTSD, from the coding sequence GTGACCATCAGATGGGGCATCCTAGCCACCGGCCGTATTGCAACTGCGTTTGCAGATGCCGCAACCGCCTCTGTCCACAACGAGCTGCACGCTGTAGCAAGCCGCTCCGAGGAGCGTGCTCGACGCTTTGCGGACGGCTACCCGGGTATCCGCAGCTACGGCAGCTACTCCGCACTGCTGGAAGATCCCCTGATCGATGCCGTGTACATCGCCACCCCGCATCCTGCGCATGCACAGTGGACGCTGCGTGCACTCCGGGCAGGCAAGCACGTCCTCTGTGAAAAACCCCTCGGCATGAACCATCCGGAAGTGATGGCAATGGTGGAAACCGCCCGCCGCAACGGACGCTTCCTGATGGAAGCCTTCATGTACCGCTGTCATCCCCAGACCCTCAGAATTCAGGCGCTGCTCGCGCAAGGCGCCATCGGCGAACTGCGCCACATCCAGGCCAGCTTCGGCTACCAGGCGTCCTTCGATGCGGACTCCCGCCTGTTTTCCAACGAACTCGGCGGTGGCGGCATTCTCGATGTGGGTTGTTATCCCGTCTCGGCGGCCCGTCTGTTTGCCGGTGGAGAGCCCCGCAATGTGACCGCGGGAGGCCATCTGGGCAGCACGGGAATCGACGAATGGAGCGCAGCACAGCTCGAATTCACCGGCGGCCTTACCGCCCAGGTGGCCACTTCGGTAAGTCTCACCCTCGACAACTCGCTGAATCTCTACGGCAGCAGCGGACGCATCCATGCGGCCAATCCCTGGCTGTGCGCGGATGCCAGGGGCAACTGGCATTTCGAGCTGCACAGGCAGGGGCAGCCGATCGAGCGCATCGAAGGTCAGTCAGCCGGTCTTTACGAACTGGAGATCGACCACGTCGCGGAATGCCTGTCCGCCGGGCTGCAGCAGTCCCCCCTGATGGACTGGCAGGACAGCCGTGACAACGCGGCAACCCTCGATGCCTGGCGCAGGGCCATCGGTCTCGAGTACCACCTCGAACGACCGGACAGCCACCGGGGCCCCCTGCTGGCGCCGGTGGCCGTCACGCAACCGGCCAGCGCCGGCCGCATTGCGCACCTCGATAAACCCGTCTCACGGCTGGTGATGGGCTGCGACAACCAGCCCTCCATGAGCCATGCGGCAGTGATGTGGGACGACTACATCGAGCAGGGGGGTAACTGTTTCGATACCGCCTACATCTATGGGGGCGGATCCATGGAGCGCCTGCTGGGCCACTGGCACCGGCAGCGCAACCTGCGTGAGCAGATCGTCATCATCGGCAAAGGCGCCCACACCCCGGACAACGCGCCGGAATTCATCGCACCCCAGCTGGACGAGAGTCTGCAGCGTCTGCAGACTGACTACGTGGACCTGTACTTCCTGCACCGGGACAACCTCGACATTCCGGTCAAGGAATTCGTGGATGCGCTGAACGCCGAGCGGAATCGTGGTCGTATCCGCGCCTTCGGCGGATCCAACTGGACTCTGCCCCGCATCCGCGCCGCCAACGAGTACGCAGCTGCCGAAGGCCTGCAGGGTTTCACGGCAGTTTCCAACAACTTTTCCCTGGCCCGGATGGTCACGCCGATCTGGCCGGGTGTGGAAGCCGCCACCAGTGGCGAATTTCGCGCCTATCTGCGCAGCAATGGCATCGCCCTGCTGCCCTGGTCCTCCCAGGCGAGGGGATTTTTCACCCCCTGGGCGGAGAGCGTGATCAACGCCGCAGGTGCCCGGGAGGGACGGGCACTGACCAGTGTCGAACCGACCGAGGATGAACTGCGCCGGGTATGGTTTTCGGAGGCGAATTTTGAACGCCGCCGCAGAGCGGCGAGCCTGGCCAGAGAGAATGGCGTGGACCTGATCCAGATTGCACTTGCCTACGTAGCGCAGCAGCCGTTCGCCTGTTTCCCTCTGATCGGTCCCCGCCAGCTCAGCGAGACACAGAGTTGCTTCGCGGCGCTGCAGATCGAACTCAGCCCGGCGCAGCTGAACTGGCTGGACCTGTCGGACCGGGGAACCTCTGATTGA
- a CDS encoding SOS response-associated peptidase has product MCGRFNVNADPLTILLMELVQLPHPGPDNYNAAPTETIQVLRQGESGAVELVPMRWWLTPFWSDGPSTRYSMFNAKSETAHKSPAFREPFRKRRCVVPVSGFYEWVRTSGQKLPYYIHSTEHEGLLLAGLWDRWVNEESGELLESFAVLTAPAAEGMKFVHTRQPVMLSMAGARAWLDPDNADFADLLGSGIPETLEAVPVSSHVNNARHKDPRCIEAVGAPVAIAPVADTSPSAAPGAH; this is encoded by the coding sequence ATGTGCGGTCGATTCAATGTAAACGCCGATCCGCTCACCATCCTGCTGATGGAACTGGTGCAGTTGCCCCACCCGGGACCGGACAACTACAACGCAGCCCCCACGGAAACCATTCAGGTCCTGCGGCAGGGGGAGTCAGGTGCTGTCGAACTGGTGCCCATGCGCTGGTGGCTCACGCCGTTCTGGTCCGATGGCCCGTCGACCAGATACAGCATGTTCAATGCCAAGTCCGAGACCGCACATAAGTCGCCGGCGTTCAGAGAACCTTTCCGGAAACGACGCTGTGTGGTCCCGGTCAGCGGCTTCTACGAGTGGGTGCGGACATCGGGTCAGAAGCTGCCCTACTACATTCATTCCACCGAGCATGAGGGACTGCTGCTCGCCGGACTCTGGGATCGCTGGGTCAATGAAGAATCCGGGGAACTTCTGGAGAGCTTTGCTGTGCTGACTGCACCGGCGGCGGAAGGCATGAAGTTTGTGCATACCCGACAACCGGTCATGCTCTCGATGGCGGGTGCCAGAGCCTGGCTCGACCCGGACAACGCGGACTTTGCCGATCTGCTGGGTTCCGGGATTCCGGAAACTCTGGAGGCGGTGCCCGTGTCTTCTCATGTCAATAATGCGCGTCACAAAGACCCCCGCTGTATTGAAGCGGTTGGAGCTCCGGTTGCCATTGCGCCAGTGGCTGACACCTCGCCTTCAGCCGCACCAGGAGCGCACTGA
- a CDS encoding S9 family peptidase, whose protein sequence is MKPPIAHRQEYTRTVHGVILSDPYHWLRDPAYPEVTDPRVIEYLEAENAYFRHAMAPRQALVEQLFEEIKARQPEEDESVPFRDGMFWYRWRFEKEAQYRQWLRAPVHAPDDWTIILDEPALAAAHDYFVLGGLSVSPSGRYLAWSADTNGSERFTLRIIDLESGDPVDSMIELTLGAPVWAADDEHLFYLKVNDAWRPYQVRRHRLGTAAATDAIVYEEQDESFFVGIDETQSRAFIIISTGDHTTSELRLLPAARPLSEPELMSARHTGHEYHVDHREGLFYILSNDTHRNFRLATAPDTNPHPAHWQTLIPGSDTHYLTDLLCFRNYFFLSERVDGLDQIRVFDHQGMSHYVEFPEEAYDAEFGANAEYDADQLRLTYQSMVTPGTIYDYDLTTRVLSRRKTQRIPSGYEANHYVTHRLHITARDGVDVPVSLVHRKDLQVGPQTPLFLYGYGAYGTSITPGFSASRLSLLNRGFVYAIAHVRGGDDLGYHWYEDGKLDRRTNTFNDFVDVTRGLIDRRITGRGRIAIVGESAGGELVAVAVNQAPELFGAVVAHVPFVDVLNTMLDPTLPLTPIEWPEWGNPIEDAAAFELIRSYSPYEGLQARDYPPMLVTAGLNDPRVTYWEPAKYVARLRELKTDDQILLLKTNMEAGHGGRSGRYDSLRETAEEYAFILSCLRGD, encoded by the coding sequence ATGAAACCACCGATCGCCCATCGCCAGGAATATACCCGCACCGTCCACGGTGTCATCCTCAGTGACCCTTACCACTGGCTGCGGGATCCGGCTTATCCGGAAGTGACGGACCCTCGGGTGATCGAATATCTGGAAGCTGAGAACGCCTATTTCCGGCATGCCATGGCGCCCCGGCAGGCGCTGGTGGAACAGTTGTTCGAAGAGATCAAAGCCCGTCAGCCGGAGGAGGATGAGTCCGTACCGTTCCGTGACGGCATGTTCTGGTACCGGTGGCGTTTCGAGAAGGAGGCTCAGTACCGGCAGTGGCTGCGGGCGCCCGTCCACGCACCCGATGACTGGACCATCATTCTCGATGAGCCCGCACTCGCAGCCGCCCACGATTACTTCGTGCTGGGCGGGCTCTCGGTGAGCCCCAGCGGCCGTTACCTGGCCTGGAGTGCGGACACCAACGGCAGCGAACGTTTTACCCTGCGCATCATCGATCTCGAATCCGGCGATCCGGTCGATTCGATGATCGAACTCACCCTCGGTGCGCCCGTCTGGGCAGCAGATGATGAGCATCTGTTTTACCTGAAGGTCAACGACGCCTGGCGTCCGTACCAGGTGCGCAGGCACCGGCTGGGAACAGCGGCAGCAACGGACGCCATAGTCTACGAAGAACAGGATGAGTCCTTCTTTGTCGGGATTGATGAGACCCAGTCCCGGGCGTTCATCATCATCTCGACCGGTGATCACACGACTTCCGAGTTACGGCTGCTGCCGGCGGCGCGACCACTCTCGGAACCCGAACTCATGAGCGCCAGGCATACGGGCCACGAGTACCACGTCGATCATCGGGAAGGGCTGTTCTACATTCTCAGCAACGACACCCACCGGAACTTCCGTCTGGCGACCGCACCCGACACCAATCCGCACCCGGCGCACTGGCAGACACTCATTCCAGGCAGCGACACCCACTATCTCACCGACCTGCTCTGTTTCCGGAATTACTTTTTCCTTTCCGAGCGGGTGGACGGGCTCGATCAGATCCGGGTGTTCGACCACCAGGGCATGAGTCACTACGTGGAGTTTCCGGAAGAAGCCTACGATGCCGAGTTCGGCGCCAATGCGGAATACGACGCGGATCAGCTGCGTCTCACCTATCAGTCGATGGTCACCCCGGGAACCATCTACGATTACGATCTGACAACCCGCGTCCTCAGCCGCCGCAAGACCCAGCGCATTCCCAGCGGCTATGAGGCAAACCACTATGTCACCCACCGGCTGCACATCACTGCACGCGACGGCGTCGACGTGCCGGTGAGTCTGGTGCATCGAAAGGATCTGCAGGTCGGACCACAGACGCCACTGTTCCTCTACGGCTACGGCGCGTACGGCACAAGTATCACTCCCGGATTCTCAGCCAGCCGCCTGTCACTGCTGAACCGCGGCTTTGTCTATGCCATCGCCCACGTCCGCGGTGGAGACGATCTCGGCTATCACTGGTACGAAGATGGCAAACTCGACAGGCGCACCAACACCTTCAACGATTTTGTCGATGTGACCCGGGGGCTGATCGACAGACGCATCACCGGCCGCGGCCGTATCGCCATTGTCGGTGAGAGTGCCGGCGGTGAACTGGTGGCGGTCGCGGTGAATCAGGCACCGGAGCTGTTTGGTGCCGTGGTCGCCCATGTCCCCTTCGTCGATGTACTCAACACCATGCTGGATCCAACCCTGCCGCTCACACCCATCGAGTGGCCGGAGTGGGGCAATCCCATCGAGGATGCTGCTGCGTTTGAGCTGATCCGCTCCTATTCACCGTATGAGGGCCTGCAGGCCCGGGACTATCCGCCGATGCTGGTCACCGCGGGACTCAACGATCCCCGGGTAACCTACTGGGAGCCTGCCAAATATGTCGCCCGTCTGCGGGAGCTGAAGACCGATGATCAGATTCTGCTGCTGAAGACCAACATGGAGGCCGGCCACGGCGGCCGCTCGGGGCGCTACGATTCGCTGCGGGAGACTGCGGAGGAATATGCGTTCATTCTCAGTTGTCTGCGGGGCGACTGA
- a CDS encoding acetyl-CoA hydrolase/transferase C-terminal domain-containing protein: MARYARTSARPMGTMAISDTEHRTMPQLQELLTRGQRIWVAGNVNEPTTLLDQLTALPLPEQLTFIQFPLAGYNSVDFTRLSSTCRMETFFMSPALRRADPARLDFVPMQMRAVFDYLRQRVDVAMVQLARDRQGRLRLGPGTDFSGAALAAAKIRIGELNHSFTAPAGAPLVDADGFDLIVESERPLYEMQQPAMDDAALAIGAQVAGLIRDGDCLQTGIGSIPAAILAALGDHSDLGLHGGIIDDGGMALIRAGNVNGMRKQIDCGLHITGMALGGRELIDWLADTPEVAFRGADHTHEISTIRKLDRFVSINSAVEVDLFGQVNAEYAGGRQISGTGGSVDFMRAARASRGGRSIVAMNATARDGSISRIVPKVELVTALRTDVDLVVTEYGVAKLDGRSVAARAEALISIAAPGFRDGLRDRMPG, translated from the coding sequence ATGGCCCGATATGCTCGCACATCGGCTCGACCCATGGGCACAATGGCTATTTCAGATACGGAACATCGCACGATGCCGCAACTGCAGGAACTGCTCACCCGGGGCCAGAGGATCTGGGTGGCAGGCAATGTCAATGAGCCCACGACGCTGCTCGATCAGCTCACGGCGCTGCCGCTGCCTGAGCAGCTCACCTTCATCCAGTTCCCGCTGGCGGGCTACAACAGTGTGGATTTCACCCGGCTTTCCTCCACCTGCCGGATGGAAACCTTCTTCATGTCGCCCGCACTGCGCAGGGCGGACCCGGCCCGGCTCGACTTCGTGCCCATGCAGATGCGCGCGGTGTTCGACTATCTGCGCCAGCGGGTGGATGTGGCCATGGTGCAGCTCGCCCGGGATCGACAGGGCAGGCTGCGGCTGGGTCCCGGGACCGATTTCAGTGGTGCGGCACTTGCTGCTGCGAAAATTCGGATCGGGGAATTGAATCACAGCTTCACAGCACCCGCCGGTGCACCGCTGGTGGACGCCGATGGCTTTGATCTGATTGTGGAATCAGAACGGCCGCTGTACGAAATGCAGCAGCCGGCGATGGACGATGCCGCGCTCGCCATCGGCGCACAGGTTGCCGGACTCATTCGGGACGGCGACTGCCTGCAGACGGGCATCGGGTCGATTCCGGCTGCGATTCTGGCCGCACTCGGTGATCACAGTGATCTGGGTCTGCACGGTGGCATCATCGACGACGGCGGCATGGCGCTGATCCGGGCAGGCAATGTGAATGGCATGCGTAAACAGATCGACTGCGGCCTTCATATCACCGGCATGGCCCTGGGCGGCCGTGAACTCATCGACTGGCTGGCAGACACGCCGGAGGTGGCCTTCCGGGGTGCGGATCATACCCATGAAATCAGCACGATACGTAAGCTCGATCGATTCGTGTCCATCAACTCGGCGGTGGAGGTCGATCTGTTCGGCCAGGTCAATGCGGAGTATGCGGGCGGCAGACAGATATCCGGTACCGGTGGCAGCGTGGATTTCATGCGGGCGGCGCGTGCATCCCGGGGTGGTCGATCCATTGTTGCCATGAATGCCACCGCGCGGGACGGCTCCATCTCCCGGATCGTGCCGAAGGTGGAACTGGTGACCGCGTTACGCACGGACGTGGATCTGGTCGTCACGGAATACGGTGTCGCGAAACTCGATGGCCGTTCGGTTGCGGCACGTGCAGAAGCACTGATCAGTATCGCCGCGCCCGGCTTCCGTGACGGGCTCAGGGATCGAATGCCGGGTTGA